One Candidatus Paceibacterota bacterium genomic window carries:
- a CDS encoding MFS transporter — translation MRHVIAHLKKEKYFSYIYLCAFLLSLHYAFVLYINSSFLEQFLSTQTIAFLFIGSALINITILLNITTLLRRFGNWRLMLSFLVLEMIGMLGMSLSTNGASASISFLVFGSMASILLFNLDIFLETEIKTETHTGGIRGIFLTMCNLAFVLSPFVVGHLIGENNYTSVYTLSFIFLLLLLPIIMSKFKGFKDPDYSPMHVGNALSHFKGNGNLFHIYVTNFLLHFFYAVMIIYTPIYLHQYIGFSWGTIGEMFSIMLIPFILFQIPGGEISDHFGEKGILIVGLIVMAISTLFLSFIGQNVVAWTILLFFTRCGASLVEIMTETYFFKHVKGKNSNVIGFFRTASPLSFVITPIVATLFLLLFPMQYLYLLVGVMLLLGIQFAYSIKDTI, via the coding sequence ATGAGACACGTAATAGCCCACCTGAAAAAGGAGAAATATTTTAGCTATATATACCTCTGTGCTTTTCTCCTCTCTCTCCACTACGCTTTTGTTTTATATATAAACTCAAGTTTTCTCGAACAGTTTCTTTCAACTCAAACGATAGCATTTCTTTTCATTGGAAGTGCTCTCATTAACATCACCATCCTTCTCAATATCACGACACTCCTCCGTCGATTCGGGAATTGGAGACTTATGCTTTCATTCCTCGTGCTTGAGATGATAGGAATGCTTGGGATGTCCCTCTCTACAAATGGAGCGAGCGCAAGCATCTCATTCCTCGTCTTTGGAAGCATGGCATCCATCCTCCTTTTTAATTTGGATATTTTTCTCGAGACAGAAATCAAAACAGAGACACATACGGGCGGAATTAGGGGAATTTTCCTCACTATGTGCAATCTGGCCTTCGTCCTTTCCCCGTTCGTGGTCGGCCATCTGATCGGAGAAAATAATTACACGAGCGTTTATACGCTTTCATTTATCTTTCTTTTGCTTCTCCTTCCTATCATCATGTCGAAATTTAAAGGATTTAAGGACCCCGACTACTCTCCCATGCACGTAGGAAACGCTCTCTCGCATTTCAAAGGAAACGGCAATCTATTCCATATTTATGTGACGAATTTTCTCCTGCATTTTTTCTATGCAGTCATGATTATATACACACCGATCTATCTGCATCAATATATCGGTTTTTCATGGGGAACGATCGGAGAGATGTTTAGTATCATGCTTATTCCGTTCATTCTTTTCCAAATTCCCGGGGGAGAAATTTCAGATCATTTCGGCGAAAAAGGCATCCTCATCGTGGGGCTCATTGTTATGGCTATCTCAACCCTTTTCCTCTCTTTTATCGGTCAAAACGTGGTAGCGTGGACGATACTTCTGTTTTTCACCAGATGCGGAGCATCGCTCGTAGAAATTATGACTGAAACATATTTTTTCAAGCACGTAAAAGGAAAAAACTCCAATGTCATCGGCTTTTTCAGGACAGCAAGTCCCCTCTCTTTCGTTATTACTCCGATCGTGGCGACGCTCTTTTTGCTTCTTTTTCCAATGCAATACCTCTACCTTCTTGTAGGCGTTATGCTCCTTCTCGGAATTCAGTTCGCTTACAGTATAAAAGATACTATCTAG
- the pyrH gene encoding UMP kinase, translating into MDKSPIIISVGGSILVPHQIDVDFIKKFKELIVRHTQNGTRFAVIAGGGKTARNYQEAARAISPEVSASDADWVGIGATKLNAELLRAIFAPLSHPHVVDNPSTPVDFKEAVLIGAGYEPGCSTDEDAVLIAKNIGANKLVNLSNINYVYDKDPRKNPNAKIIEDISWAEFRKIIPEKWEPGMSSPFDPIAAKEAENFGLEVVVMNGNNLINLDAYLKGEPFKGTRIHS; encoded by the coding sequence ATGGATAAAAGCCCAATTATTATCTCTGTCGGCGGTTCGATTCTTGTCCCGCATCAGATCGATGTGGATTTTATAAAGAAATTCAAGGAACTTATTGTTCGACATACTCAAAACGGCACTCGTTTTGCTGTTATTGCTGGAGGAGGAAAAACTGCTCGAAATTATCAAGAAGCAGCGCGAGCAATTTCTCCGGAAGTAAGCGCTTCTGACGCGGACTGGGTTGGAATTGGAGCGACCAAACTGAATGCTGAACTTTTGCGTGCCATATTCGCACCCCTTTCGCATCCGCATGTTGTAGATAACCCAAGCACTCCCGTTGATTTCAAAGAAGCGGTGCTTATAGGAGCGGGATACGAACCTGGTTGCAGTACCGATGAAGATGCGGTCCTTATCGCTAAAAATATCGGAGCAAATAAGCTTGTTAATCTTTCGAATATCAACTATGTGTACGATAAAGATCCGAGAAAAAATCCCAACGCAAAAATAATCGAAGATATTTCTTGGGCGGAATTTCGAAAGATTATTCCGGAAAAGTGGGAGCCGGGAATGAGCTCTCCGTTTGACCCTATCGCCGCAAAAGAAGCTGAAAATTTTGGCTTGGAAGTTGTGGTTATGAACGGCAATAATCTCATCAATCTCGACGCATATTTGAAAGGAGAACCGTTTAAAGGCACTCGAATACACTCATAA
- a CDS encoding CAP domain-containing protein, translated as MWKFIKFLLSIVLLILILAYFLRIPLSWARLNKAVDNVRALVPEKVLSFLGQTENKKTENPSASKSASPLSIIPALQNLSEKIFAPSPLRVASSKETGNLTRSGVISLTNAERAKVSLSLLKENALLDADAQKKMQDMFAKQYFEHVSPSGVGPGDLAKSVGYDYIIVGENLALGNFKDDATLIAAWMASPGHKENILQPKYKEIGVAVGKGLYEGQETWIAVQSFGLPSSACPEPSITLKAEIKSLDAQIASLEKMLKAKKAEIDAASDDSTYNKKVVEYNALVTKYDALIDTRQADAATYNEGVRTSNACRQKAAI; from the coding sequence ATGTGGAAATTTATAAAATTCCTTCTCTCGATTGTTCTCCTTATTCTCATCCTTGCATATTTTCTCCGCATTCCGCTTTCCTGGGCGCGCCTTAATAAGGCAGTAGATAACGTCCGCGCGCTTGTTCCCGAAAAAGTTCTGTCATTTTTAGGCCAGACAGAAAACAAGAAAACAGAAAATCCAAGCGCTTCAAAATCCGCTTCTCCGCTTAGTATTATTCCTGCGCTCCAAAACCTCTCCGAGAAAATTTTTGCTCCTTCTCCGCTTCGGGTCGCATCAAGCAAGGAGACTGGAAATCTTACGCGAAGCGGAGTTATCTCCCTTACCAATGCTGAAAGAGCGAAAGTTTCCTTATCTTTACTCAAAGAAAACGCTCTTCTTGATGCCGATGCTCAGAAAAAAATGCAGGATATGTTTGCAAAACAATATTTTGAACACGTCTCTCCGTCCGGAGTAGGACCGGGAGATCTGGCGAAAAGTGTCGGCTACGATTACATCATTGTAGGAGAGAATCTCGCGCTTGGAAATTTTAAGGATGACGCGACGCTTATTGCCGCATGGATGGCATCTCCCGGACACAAAGAGAATATTTTGCAGCCAAAATACAAAGAAATTGGGGTAGCTGTCGGGAAAGGCCTCTATGAGGGGCAGGAAACGTGGATAGCGGTGCAGAGTTTTGGTTTGCCCTCTTCGGCTTGTCCAGAGCCTTCCATTACCCTGAAAGCGGAAATTAAATCTCTGGATGCGCAGATTGCCAGCTTGGAAAAAATGCTTAAAGCAAAAAAGGCGGAAATAGATGCTGCATCTGACGATTCAACATACAACAAAAAAGTAGTCGAATACAACGCTCTCGTTACGAAGTACGACGCTCTTATCGACACAAGACAAGCTGATGCCGCAACCTATAACGAGGGAGTCAGGACTTCGAACGCTTGCAGACAAAAAGCTGCAATATAA